From a single Bacteroidota bacterium genomic region:
- a CDS encoding class I SAM-dependent methyltransferase produces MDIIAYNQQAWDGLVRKGDRWTLPYGDEEIELARQGKLNLVLTPKIPVPMSWYPPLKGLNVLALASGGGQQVPALAAAGAIVTVYDLSAEQLRQDIETCNKYDLKITAIQGNMMDMSSLPSDAFDLIFHPCSNCFAPDLKPVWASCARVLKKGGVLMWGFTKAENMLLFKDPATNIYTLKYKMPYSDISSLTEEERSVYTKENEPLIFGHSLEDQIGELLKNNFHLTDIFEDDWGGAEPVDQYFKSFVAARAVKV; encoded by the coding sequence ATGGATATCATTGCCTATAATCAGCAGGCCTGGGATGGTTTAGTGCGTAAAGGCGACCGCTGGACATTGCCTTACGGGGATGAGGAAATTGAACTGGCCCGTCAGGGAAAATTGAATTTAGTGCTTACGCCAAAAATTCCGGTTCCGATGAGCTGGTACCCTCCTCTTAAAGGACTAAATGTGCTGGCGCTGGCTTCCGGTGGAGGTCAACAAGTGCCCGCATTAGCTGCTGCGGGAGCAATCGTTACTGTTTATGATTTATCTGCAGAACAACTGCGACAGGATATAGAAACCTGCAATAAGTATGATTTAAAGATAACGGCCATTCAGGGAAACATGATGGATATGTCATCTCTGCCCTCCGATGCTTTTGATCTCATCTTTCATCCCTGTTCAAATTGCTTCGCTCCCGATTTAAAACCGGTTTGGGCCTCCTGTGCCAGAGTGTTGAAGAAAGGTGGTGTGTTGATGTGGGGATTTACCAAAGCCGAGAACATGTTGCTCTTCAAAGACCCTGCAACAAATATTTATACACTGAAATACAAAATGCCCTATTCTGATATTTCTTCATTGACAGAAGAAGAGCGATCTGTTTATACAAAGGAAAATGAGCCCTTGATTTTCGGTCATTCGCTCGAAGATCAGATTGGAGAACTCTTAAAAAACAACTTTCACCTCACCGATATTTTCGAAGATGATTGGGGTGGTGCAGAACCGGTGGACCAGTATTTTAAATCCTTTGTAGCTGCCAGAGCGGTGAAGGTTTAA
- a CDS encoding response regulator: protein MTKIKILVVEDESIVAKDIQKSLEKLGYEVPATASSAASAYEKLEQILPDLVFLDIKLKGEEDGIHIAEHIKEKYNIPVIFLTSYVDQDTLDRAKVTEPYGYIVKPFNDSDLKTTVEMALFKYSRDREVRESQHRLANALAMVEECIVVMDTEGRVSYLNEKAENMLGYSTATAMGLDAFSLFSIEAEGGVLLKKETLMEQMRKNESIENKECHVLIKRDNSSLSVVVSASSIHDEKDQFLGCALIISDKQSAKLKTPDVENQVTLLDNQIIQNSFFVKKGSMLVKVYLDNISWIQAMDNYVIIQTNSDQFVIHSTMKDIEMKLPVAKFLRVHRSYIIPLDKINVLDENTVLIGDKTIPIGKSYKETFMARLNFL, encoded by the coding sequence ATGACTAAAATTAAAATATTGGTAGTTGAAGACGAAAGTATCGTCGCTAAGGATATTCAGAAATCACTGGAAAAATTAGGCTATGAAGTTCCGGCTACGGCATCTTCTGCAGCATCCGCCTATGAAAAACTGGAACAGATACTTCCCGATCTCGTTTTTCTCGATATTAAATTGAAGGGAGAGGAAGATGGAATTCACATCGCTGAACATATCAAGGAAAAGTATAATATTCCTGTTATTTTCCTGACTTCCTATGTGGATCAGGATACCCTCGACAGAGCAAAGGTAACGGAGCCCTATGGTTATATAGTAAAACCTTTTAACGATTCTGATTTGAAAACGACAGTGGAGATGGCGCTCTTTAAATATTCACGCGATCGTGAAGTGAGAGAAAGTCAACACCGTCTGGCGAACGCGCTTGCAATGGTAGAAGAATGTATCGTGGTCATGGACACCGAGGGAAGAGTATCTTATCTGAATGAAAAGGCCGAAAATATGCTGGGGTACTCTACAGCCACGGCTATGGGATTGGATGCGTTTTCATTGTTCTCCATTGAAGCGGAAGGGGGAGTGTTGTTGAAGAAGGAGACGTTAATGGAGCAAATGAGGAAGAACGAATCCATTGAAAATAAAGAGTGTCATGTGCTGATTAAAAGAGATAATTCAAGTTTGAGTGTGGTGGTTTCTGCATCTTCAATTCATGATGAAAAAGATCAATTTTTAGGATGTGCGTTGATTATATCTGATAAGCAGTCCGCTAAATTGAAAACGCCGGATGTAGAAAATCAGGTGACTTTGCTGGATAATCAGATCATTCAGAATTCCTTCTTTGTTAAAAAGGGGTCAATGCTGGTGAAGGTGTATCTGGATAATATCTCCTGGATTCAAGCAATGGATAATTACGTGATTATTCAGACCAATTCCGATCAGTTTGTCATTCATTCTACCATGAAGGATATCGAAATGAAATTACCGGTAGCAAAGTTTTTGCGCGTCCACAGATCTTATATCATTCCTCTGGACAAAATAAATGTACTGGATGAAAATACAGTTTTGATTGGCGATAAAACGATTCCTATCGGGAAGTCCTATAAGGAAACATTTATGGCACGATTGAATTTTTTGTAA
- a CDS encoding PAS domain S-box protein gives MLVSFHGHEAIGQRFNSTNFSVSEGLPGNQVNKIIQDKIGRLWIGTMNGACRFDGKNFLRFDPGNVLYNNPVKTIFEDRNGNIWFGTIRKGLVKYTGTGYSNYSIEDGLLSNNINAICEDDKGNLWIGTSEGISRYDGKTFFNITNSKGLVNNNVFNIYADKKGLIWIATIGGVSVFDGKNFKTLSVEDGLLSNIVYAIREDEKGLIWMGTYEGISIWDGRTFKNYTKPDGVPNERVEDLTLDRNGHWWFGTYGGGLTKLKDGKFETFRPGLDVNSNIIKSVIEDREGNYWLGTWNGIFKYNGDRFMTYNSNDGLSNNNILSVFPDSSGKIWFGTLAGGVNYFDGSVFKSITTKDGLRSNTIWCISKDKEGYLWFGTTNGPARYNQLTAKIDLPYPELQQLIIYAFLKDKQGYYYFGTDKGIYRYDKEKLLRIGVGEGLANDKVRVVFEDSQGVIWIGTLKGLYYLKNEKAVSFDEEYNLPKAPITSIIEDNNGNLLFSTYDFGVIRYSRRNQADPVKMINKQLGLNNEKILFNYLDKRNKLWLGTSEGVDNIDWGLYLQEGKLSTVHYDKSNGYLGVESNAACEDLSGNLWFATVNGAIRFNPDAGELPVTLPLVSISNIQLFLENVNWKKFKAKVDPGTGLPADLILPHNSNHLSFITTGIYLTAPDEVRYRYMLEGFEDNWSPPSKIGTASYSNIGPGSYIFKVQASVNGRDWSTPVTFSFTIRPPVWKTPFFYLMYVVVGAGSVLLAYKVRTRSLRKSQELLKRKVEARTRELQSKNLELAKLSLVASETDNAVMIFDEHQELEWVNTGYSKMTGFTLSEVRNKKGVTLRDLTTNMDVLDHLDDCIRMRRSFIYESEIVHKNGQHRWASSTLTPILNDQGQLKNIVVIDTDITLRKHMEEQIRSALEEKGLLLREIHHRVKNNLQIIISLFNLQTSYVTDNNAYKALKEGQDRIKSMALIHERFYQTDGLSKIDFDDYIKRLAENLMQSFRITSEQVSLIIHAEKISLDIDTAVPCGLIINEIVSNSLKHAFKTERKGEILIELAQPVTDRFKLMIADNGIGMPEGFALGKSDSLGIQLIQALTDQLEGEMEVESSPGQGVKYIINFKRIS, from the coding sequence ATGTTAGTAAGTTTCCATGGCCATGAGGCTATTGGTCAACGCTTTAATTCTACCAATTTCTCGGTTTCAGAAGGATTGCCCGGTAATCAGGTAAATAAAATTATTCAGGATAAAATCGGACGCCTTTGGATTGGTACCATGAATGGCGCCTGTCGCTTCGATGGGAAAAATTTTCTGCGTTTTGACCCCGGAAATGTGCTGTACAATAATCCCGTTAAAACAATTTTTGAAGACAGGAATGGCAATATCTGGTTTGGGACTATTCGAAAAGGTTTGGTGAAGTATACAGGAACAGGTTATTCCAATTATTCCATTGAAGATGGCTTGCTGAGCAATAATATCAATGCCATTTGTGAAGATGATAAAGGAAACCTCTGGATCGGAACCAGTGAGGGGATCAGCAGATATGATGGTAAAACATTTTTTAATATTACCAATTCAAAAGGCCTTGTTAATAATAATGTATTTAATATTTATGCTGATAAAAAGGGACTGATCTGGATCGCTACTATTGGTGGTGTCTCGGTGTTTGATGGAAAAAATTTCAAAACCCTGTCTGTAGAAGATGGATTGCTAAGTAATATTGTTTATGCCATTCGCGAAGATGAAAAAGGGTTGATCTGGATGGGGACATATGAAGGTATCAGCATATGGGATGGACGTACTTTTAAGAATTATACTAAACCGGATGGTGTCCCCAACGAACGGGTGGAGGATCTGACGCTGGACCGCAATGGGCATTGGTGGTTCGGGACGTATGGTGGAGGTTTGACGAAATTGAAGGATGGAAAGTTTGAAACCTTTCGCCCCGGATTGGATGTAAATAGTAATATTATTAAATCAGTAATTGAAGACAGAGAGGGAAACTACTGGCTGGGTACATGGAATGGCATTTTTAAGTACAACGGCGACCGTTTTATGACCTATAATAGCAATGATGGCCTTTCCAATAATAATATTTTATCCGTTTTTCCCGATTCCTCAGGCAAAATATGGTTCGGTACATTGGCGGGTGGCGTGAATTATTTTGATGGAAGTGTGTTTAAAAGCATTACGACGAAGGATGGTCTGAGAAGCAATACGATCTGGTGTATTTCTAAAGATAAAGAAGGATATTTATGGTTTGGAACAACGAATGGCCCGGCCCGGTACAATCAGTTAACGGCAAAAATTGATTTGCCATATCCCGAGTTACAGCAATTGATTATTTACGCCTTCCTGAAGGATAAGCAAGGCTATTATTACTTCGGAACGGATAAGGGAATCTATCGTTATGATAAAGAAAAACTGCTGAGAATCGGAGTCGGTGAAGGGCTTGCTAATGATAAAGTGAGGGTGGTTTTCGAGGATTCCCAGGGTGTAATCTGGATCGGAACTTTGAAAGGGTTGTATTATCTGAAAAATGAAAAGGCCGTAAGTTTTGATGAAGAATATAACCTGCCCAAAGCTCCAATTACTTCAATCATTGAAGATAATAATGGAAACCTGCTTTTCAGTACTTATGATTTCGGAGTCATTCGTTATAGCCGCAGGAATCAGGCCGACCCGGTGAAGATGATTAACAAGCAACTGGGGTTGAACAATGAAAAAATATTGTTCAACTATCTCGATAAACGCAATAAATTATGGCTGGGTACTTCCGAAGGTGTCGACAATATCGACTGGGGATTGTATTTGCAGGAAGGAAAACTGAGTACTGTTCATTATGATAAAAGTAATGGCTATCTGGGGGTAGAAAGTAATGCTGCTTGTGAGGATCTTTCCGGGAATCTCTGGTTCGCCACCGTCAATGGCGCTATTCGTTTTAATCCCGATGCAGGTGAATTACCCGTTACCCTGCCCTTAGTAAGTATCAGTAATATTCAATTGTTTTTGGAGAATGTCAACTGGAAAAAATTTAAGGCAAAAGTGGATCCCGGAACCGGTTTGCCTGCTGATCTGATACTGCCACACAACTCCAATCACCTGAGTTTTATAACTACAGGTATTTATTTAACTGCGCCCGATGAAGTCAGATACCGTTATATGCTCGAGGGTTTTGAAGATAACTGGTCGCCACCGTCTAAAATTGGTACTGCCAGTTATTCTAATATCGGCCCCGGTTCATATATTTTTAAGGTACAGGCCAGCGTAAATGGGAGAGATTGGAGTACACCGGTCACCTTTAGTTTTACCATCAGACCCCCTGTCTGGAAAACACCCTTTTTCTATCTCATGTATGTGGTGGTGGGTGCCGGATCCGTATTGCTGGCCTATAAAGTCCGGACAAGGTCATTGCGTAAAAGTCAGGAATTGCTGAAGCGAAAAGTGGAAGCCAGAACACGCGAACTTCAGTCTAAGAACCTCGAACTGGCCAAACTTTCGTTGGTGGCCTCTGAGACAGACAATGCCGTTATGATTTTTGATGAGCACCAGGAACTGGAATGGGTCAATACCGGTTATTCGAAAATGACAGGTTTTACACTGTCAGAGGTGCGAAATAAGAAGGGAGTGACTTTAAGAGATTTAACAACCAATATGGATGTCCTTGACCATCTCGATGATTGTATCAGAATGAGGCGTTCATTCATTTATGAATCCGAGATTGTCCATAAAAATGGTCAGCATCGCTGGGCTTCTTCTACACTTACCCCGATTCTCAATGACCAGGGACAATTGAAGAATATTGTGGTGATTGATACCGATATCACCCTGAGAAAGCATATGGAAGAGCAAATCCGGTCAGCCCTGGAAGAAAAGGGACTGTTGCTGAGAGAAATTCACCACCGGGTGAAGAATAATTTGCAGATTATCATAAGCTTATTCAATCTACAAACCAGCTATGTGACTGATAATAATGCATATAAGGCGCTAAAAGAGGGCCAGGACAGAATCAAAAGTATGGCCCTCATCCATGAACGTTTTTATCAAACCGATGGGCTTTCCAAGATTGATTTTGATGACTATATCAAGCGACTGGCCGAAAATCTCATGCAATCGTTCCGCATTACTTCCGAACAGGTTTCTTTGATTATACATGCGGAGAAAATATCTTTGGACATTGATACAGCCGTTCCCTGTGGCTTGATCATTAACGAAATTGTATCTAATTCACTAAAACATGCGTTTAAAACAGAACGTAAGGGAGAGATACTTATTGAACTTGCACAACCGGTAACGGATCGGTTTAAATTAATGATCGCTGATAACGGTATTGGTATGCCCGAAGGGTTTGCCCTCGGAAAATCAGATTCATTAGGGATACAGTTAATTCAAGCTTTGACCGATCAGTTAGAGGGAGAGATGGAAGTAGAAAGTAGTCCCGGACAAGGAGTAAAATATATTATTAACTTTAAGCGCATCAGTTAA
- a CDS encoding T9SS type A sorting domain-containing protein: MTKLITNGVWKYALGVFLTVTSLSATVQAQSVTIVPSGPIVCAGTKLDAVVTGLNGPLTYAWNNGATTSSIFITQTGFYRVSVRGFVNGVQVLVRSNWAPFLVIPNTNATINPTGPINLCPGQTATLFGSGGQFFSNYSWSTGANTRNITVSQTGDYTLTVANVFGSCSTSTSATVHVEVFDAGYQPVITALSPITVCKPGFVNLGADPGFTYNWSTGATTQNISVLMDGLQLGAVLDTLTVSLTVSLNGGACSFTSPGIVLRSIRQPKLNSNFCGNFNLTPTDSIKSDLVLTYINAPEYEFEFEETSNPGVTFTHLSSSRWCNLANVTPAIQANKFYNVRVRPVIDGTPYCYGNYCQIGVVNTPSNDNAGVATRMAGSLVSSVFPNPSASSFRMVLQGFNSDQNVDVRITDMAGRTIENLIYDTQAGSMEFGENLTDGIYLVSAQQGDHTTVTRIVKTH; this comes from the coding sequence ATGACAAAATTAATTACTAACGGAGTTTGGAAGTATGCCCTGGGTGTATTTCTGACGGTGACCAGTTTGAGCGCAACAGTTCAGGCGCAAAGTGTCACTATCGTCCCTTCCGGACCGATTGTATGTGCAGGAACCAAGCTTGATGCTGTGGTTACCGGATTAAATGGCCCTCTTACTTATGCTTGGAATAACGGTGCAACGACTTCTTCTATCTTTATTACTCAAACCGGATTCTACAGAGTTAGTGTACGTGGATTTGTAAACGGTGTACAGGTTTTGGTTCGCAGTAATTGGGCTCCTTTCCTTGTGATTCCTAATACGAATGCAACGATTAACCCAACAGGACCAATCAACCTTTGTCCCGGTCAGACAGCTACATTATTTGGTAGTGGCGGTCAGTTCTTCAGTAATTATTCCTGGAGCACAGGCGCTAATACCAGAAACATTACTGTAAGCCAAACCGGCGATTACACATTAACTGTTGCCAATGTATTTGGTTCTTGCAGTACTTCAACATCTGCAACTGTTCATGTTGAAGTATTTGATGCAGGATACCAACCTGTTATTACTGCTTTGAGTCCTATTACAGTATGTAAACCCGGTTTTGTAAACCTGGGTGCTGATCCCGGATTCACTTATAACTGGTCTACAGGTGCTACCACGCAAAACATCAGTGTATTAATGGATGGTCTTCAATTAGGCGCAGTACTTGATACTCTTACTGTATCATTAACTGTTAGTCTTAACGGAGGTGCTTGTTCATTTACCAGCCCCGGAATCGTTTTACGTTCTATTCGCCAGCCGAAATTAAATTCTAATTTCTGTGGCAACTTCAATTTAACTCCAACGGATAGCATTAAGAGTGATTTAGTGTTAACTTACATCAATGCTCCTGAATATGAGTTCGAATTTGAAGAAACTTCAAATCCCGGTGTAACATTTACACATTTATCCTCTAGTCGCTGGTGTAACCTTGCAAACGTAACTCCTGCTATTCAGGCGAATAAATTCTACAACGTAAGAGTACGTCCGGTAATTGACGGAACACCTTATTGCTATGGAAATTATTGCCAGATCGGTGTAGTTAACACTCCATCTAATGACAATGCCGGTGTTGCTACACGTATGGCGGGTTCATTGGTTTCAAGTGTATTCCCTAACCCTTCTGCAAGTTCATTCCGCATGGTGTTGCAAGGATTCAATTCCGATCAAAACGTTGATGTACGTATCACTGATATGGCAGGACGTACGATTGAGAACTTGATTTATGACACTCAAGCCGGATCAATGGAATTTGGTGAAAACCTGACTGATGGTATTTATTTAGTAAGTGCTCAGCAAGGTGACCATACCACTGTTACTCGTATCGTTAAAACTCATTAA
- a CDS encoding NUDIX domain-containing protein, whose product MNKIIFRYLIVPRSNKRITVVAAIIFNENGQFLIARKKKGKSLAGYWEFPGGKVEENEDTATALRREIFEEFEVEIEQLSLYYVYDYSYPETDIHFLIYTAVYLNLQPMIPVDHDLISWIRPEEIAQYTFAPGDIPVTLFILENGF is encoded by the coding sequence TTGAATAAGATTATTTTTAGATATTTGATTGTGCCAAGGTCAAATAAAAGAATTACTGTAGTTGCTGCTATCATTTTCAATGAAAACGGTCAATTTTTAATCGCCAGAAAGAAAAAGGGTAAATCATTAGCGGGTTACTGGGAATTTCCCGGTGGAAAGGTGGAAGAAAATGAAGACACTGCAACCGCTCTTAGGCGTGAAATATTTGAGGAATTCGAGGTCGAAATTGAACAGCTGAGTCTATATTATGTATATGACTACAGCTATCCGGAAACTGATATTCATTTTCTCATTTATACAGCAGTATATCTGAATCTTCAGCCTATGATTCCCGTTGATCACGACTTGATATCCTGGATAAGGCCTGAGGAAATTGCCCAATATACATTCGCACCGGGAGATATTCCGGTAACGCTATTTATTCTGGAAAACGGCTTTTAA
- a CDS encoding choice-of-anchor B family protein: MKKSVQKLMAFIFSVSFLQANAQVVYDAQNISILSNWDDSLVPANVPPYGIRYNGIWGWDDGTGNEYAIIGANNGVYFVNVTNPTAPVTSDFVAGKRDSCIWREIKTYDHYAYLISDDASPNSFQIVDLQYLPDSVSVVYDGTSIFERGHTLFVDGNKLYVGIVKGGQFANTSAMAVFSLANPELPTFLRSLNTDYGSLLNNNQVHDMFVRNDTVYASCAYDGLFIFKYNTGSNNFSLEGSLTSYPQQGYNHSSALTEDGSTLVFMDEVPNGLAVKVLDVTDFSNLTMKSTFSSNPGPTPHNPFMVGTTCYIAYYQDGLQVYDVSNPLLPVRVGYFDTHYQTAMGGPYPGLAYEGAWGAYPYLPSGNVLVSDMQNGLFVLDVSQITASVQEQSGNVALSVYPNPAGGDQNFTVQLSGINTTEFQLSIHDISGRLVYQQLHTGLKADIEAKSFSSGMYTLSVLTDAGRTIKKLVIE; encoded by the coding sequence ATGAAAAAATCAGTACAAAAATTAATGGCTTTTATTTTTTCAGTTTCCTTCCTTCAGGCCAATGCGCAAGTCGTTTACGATGCTCAAAATATTTCTATTCTTTCCAATTGGGACGATTCATTGGTTCCTGCCAACGTTCCCCCCTATGGGATTCGGTACAACGGTATCTGGGGCTGGGATGACGGTACCGGAAATGAATATGCCATCATCGGTGCAAATAATGGTGTCTATTTCGTGAATGTTACGAATCCGACTGCGCCTGTAACTTCAGATTTTGTGGCAGGGAAGAGAGATTCCTGCATCTGGCGTGAAATCAAAACCTATGATCACTATGCCTATCTGATCAGTGATGATGCTTCACCCAATAGTTTTCAAATTGTAGATCTTCAATATCTGCCCGATTCTGTTTCGGTGGTGTATGATGGAACTTCCATTTTCGAAAGAGGGCATACCTTGTTCGTTGACGGGAATAAATTATATGTCGGTATAGTCAAAGGCGGACAATTTGCGAATACCTCTGCAATGGCAGTATTTAGTCTGGCAAATCCGGAATTACCTACTTTTTTGAGATCATTAAATACAGATTATGGATCCTTGTTAAATAATAATCAGGTGCACGATATGTTTGTTAGAAATGATACCGTTTATGCCTCTTGTGCTTATGATGGTTTATTTATTTTCAAGTACAATACAGGGTCCAATAACTTCAGTCTGGAAGGTTCCCTGACCAGTTATCCTCAGCAAGGGTATAACCACAGCAGTGCTTTAACGGAAGATGGCAGTACACTGGTCTTTATGGATGAAGTTCCCAATGGTCTTGCCGTGAAAGTATTGGATGTGACCGATTTCTCTAATCTCACCATGAAATCAACATTCAGCAGCAATCCCGGACCTACACCGCATAATCCATTTATGGTAGGTACTACCTGTTATATCGCCTATTACCAGGATGGTTTACAGGTCTATGATGTAAGCAATCCCTTGTTACCGGTAAGAGTGGGCTATTTCGATACCCATTATCAGACCGCTATGGGTGGTCCGTATCCGGGTCTGGCTTACGAAGGGGCCTGGGGCGCATATCCTTATTTGCCGAGTGGTAATGTACTCGTATCTGATATGCAGAATGGCTTATTTGTATTGGATGTTTCTCAGATTACAGCATCCGTTCAGGAGCAGTCAGGAAACGTGGCTTTAAGTGTCTATCCAAATCCTGCGGGTGGTGATCAAAATTTCACAGTGCAATTATCAGGAATCAATACTACAGAATTCCAGCTTTCAATTCATGATATCTCCGGACGTTTAGTGTACCAGCAACTCCATACTGGTTTAAAAGCTGATATAGAGGCAAAATCATTTAGTTCAGGAATGTACACACTAAGTGTACTTACGGATGCGGGAAGAACAATAAAGAAGCTGGTAATAGAATAG
- the lpxK gene encoding tetraacyldisaccharide 4'-kinase: MRKLLWPLSWVYGVAVYLRNMGFGLGLLKQVDFPVPVVVIGNLSAGGTGKSPLVQLLAGALSKEFKVAILSRGYGRSTRGFRFVSKEDTARQSGDEPLQYVHTLDNVIVAVCEDRVEGIRRLLAEGSPPDVILLDDAFQHRYVKPGYAILLTEFSKPYYSDSLLPSGNLREPAVGAKRADAIVVTKCLPQVTVQERQKIREELKPLQHQQIYFSYIHYRDPLQRTDGTHLPLEILKKSKVMLLCGIANPQGLIDFVSSKAIAVETCVFPDHHPYSVGDIIKLKNRFISFASALPDQTFLLTTRKDYMRLLNPELQHLLKELPLLILDIAPSFFPADQTSLPDTVRNYIMGFRKNH; this comes from the coding sequence ATGAGAAAACTCCTCTGGCCCCTTTCATGGGTGTATGGTGTGGCGGTGTACCTGAGGAACATGGGGTTCGGGCTGGGACTCCTGAAGCAGGTGGATTTCCCTGTTCCTGTGGTGGTCATCGGGAATCTCTCTGCAGGGGGAACCGGAAAATCGCCCCTGGTGCAATTGCTCGCAGGGGCACTCTCGAAAGAGTTTAAAGTGGCTATCCTCAGTCGTGGATATGGTCGGTCAACCAGGGGTTTTCGCTTTGTTTCGAAAGAGGATACTGCACGGCAGTCGGGTGATGAACCACTACAGTATGTTCATACACTAGATAATGTCATTGTAGCTGTTTGCGAGGATAGGGTAGAAGGAATTCGTCGCTTACTTGCAGAGGGTTCACCGCCTGATGTGATTCTTCTCGATGATGCTTTCCAGCATAGGTATGTGAAGCCCGGGTATGCTATACTACTGACGGAGTTTTCAAAACCTTACTACAGCGATAGCCTTCTCCCCTCGGGTAATCTCCGTGAACCGGCTGTAGGGGCGAAACGGGCGGATGCCATTGTAGTGACCAAATGTCTTCCGCAAGTTACCGTGCAAGAAAGACAAAAAATCAGGGAAGAGCTGAAACCCTTGCAGCACCAGCAGATCTATTTTTCGTATATTCATTACCGTGACCCCTTGCAGCGTACTGATGGGACCCATTTGCCACTGGAAATTCTTAAAAAATCAAAGGTGATGCTGTTGTGTGGTATTGCGAATCCTCAGGGATTAATCGACTTCGTTTCTTCGAAAGCCATAGCGGTTGAAACCTGTGTTTTTCCCGATCATCATCCTTATTCGGTGGGAGATATCATTAAGTTGAAGAACAGGTTTATATCCTTTGCTTCTGCCCTCCCGGATCAGACTTTCCTCCTCACTACCCGAAAAGATTATATGCGCTTGCTGAATCCGGAACTACAACATTTGTTGAAAGAACTTCCCCTGCTCATTCTCGACATTGCCCCTTCTTTTTTTCCGGCGGATCAAACGTCACTCCCGGATACTGTGCGCAACTATATCATGGGTTTCAGGAAAAATCATTGA
- a CDS encoding Nif3-like dinuclear metal center hexameric protein encodes MPLLSEIIQQLEQLAPPSLQESYDNSGLITGDLSKEITGALICLDATEEIIEEAIRKNCNLVIAHHPIIFKGLKKITGDNYIERVIIKAIREGIAIYAIHTNLDNVRKGVNEKICRQLGLEKKKILAPAKGLLKKLVTFSPLTHAEEVRNALFEAGAGHIGHYSECSFSSTGTGSFKGDAASQPFVGEKGERHSEKEERIEVIFPEWKEKSILQSLRSAHPYEEIAFDIYRLDNAFSETGSGMMGELAQEMPIEAFLDFVKEKMKTKVIRHTVLHQKSVKRIAVCGGSGSFLLEMAIRQQADVFISGDFKYHQFFDADRKIIIADIGHFESEQFTIDLIRDYLREKFTTFAVPLTETNTNPIYYR; translated from the coding sequence ATGCCACTTCTCTCTGAAATCATTCAACAACTGGAACAACTTGCCCCCCCTTCGTTGCAGGAAAGCTACGATAACTCAGGGCTGATTACCGGCGATCTTTCGAAAGAAATTACAGGAGCACTGATTTGTCTGGATGCTACAGAAGAAATCATTGAAGAAGCGATTCGGAAAAACTGCAACCTTGTTATTGCCCATCATCCGATCATTTTTAAAGGACTCAAAAAAATCACAGGTGATAATTATATCGAACGGGTCATCATCAAAGCCATTCGGGAAGGTATCGCCATCTATGCCATCCACACTAACCTTGATAATGTCCGCAAGGGGGTGAATGAAAAAATATGCAGGCAATTAGGACTTGAAAAAAAGAAGATCCTGGCTCCTGCAAAAGGGCTTTTAAAAAAGCTCGTCACCTTTTCACCACTCACCCATGCAGAAGAGGTACGTAACGCCCTCTTTGAAGCCGGCGCAGGGCATATTGGACATTACAGTGAATGCAGTTTCAGCAGCACGGGAACCGGCAGTTTTAAAGGAGATGCGGCAAGTCAGCCTTTTGTTGGAGAAAAAGGAGAACGCCATTCAGAAAAAGAAGAACGCATTGAAGTCATTTTTCCGGAATGGAAAGAAAAAAGTATCCTTCAGTCGCTGCGAAGTGCCCATCCCTATGAAGAAATCGCCTTCGACATTTACCGGCTCGACAACGCCTTTTCAGAGACGGGCTCGGGGATGATGGGAGAATTGGCGCAGGAAATGCCGATTGAAGCCTTCCTTGATTTTGTGAAAGAAAAAATGAAAACAAAGGTCATCCGGCATACCGTACTTCATCAAAAGTCGGTCAAAAGGATCGCCGTTTGTGGCGGATCAGGCAGTTTTTTACTGGAGATGGCCATCCGGCAACAGGCCGATGTTTTCATCAGTGGAGATTTTAAATACCATCAATTCTTCGATGCGGACCGAAAAATAATCATAGCGGATATCGGACACTTTGAAAGTGAACAGTTTACGATCGACCTCATCCGTGATTATCTACGGGAAAAATTTACTACATTTGCGGTCCCTTTAACGGAAACTAACACCAATCCCATTTATTATCGCTAA